From a single Streptomyces misionensis genomic region:
- a CDS encoding winged helix-turn-helix transcriptional regulator translates to MSHRHTHVSEQVINEACPVTEVLDHVAGKWSIGILVAAADGPIRFTELERGIEGISRRMLTLNLRKLERDGLLVRTVHPTVPPKVEYSLTPMARELHSCLSGLVDWAQRHRAAIADARAAYDTGAAATSAAPRDQRPERRGVV, encoded by the coding sequence ATGTCACACCGTCACACGCATGTGTCCGAGCAGGTCATCAACGAGGCGTGTCCGGTCACGGAGGTGCTCGACCATGTGGCGGGCAAGTGGAGCATCGGCATCCTGGTCGCCGCGGCGGACGGTCCCATCAGGTTCACCGAACTGGAACGCGGCATCGAGGGCATCAGCCGGCGGATGCTCACCCTGAACCTGCGCAAGCTGGAACGCGACGGCCTGCTCGTCAGGACCGTCCACCCCACCGTGCCGCCGAAGGTCGAGTACAGCCTCACGCCCATGGCGCGGGAGTTGCACTCCTGTCTCTCCGGGCTGGTCGACTGGGCGCAGCGGCACCGCGCCGCCATCGCCGACGCCCGGGCCGCCTACGACACCGGTGCCGCCGCGACGTCGGCGGCACCGCGGGACCAGCGGCCGGAGCGCAGAGGAGTCGTCTGA